The following DNA comes from Falsibacillus albus.
GGTGTCACACGATGGGACGATCACTTCGTATAGACAATTCATTGTCGGAAAAAAACTGACCAGAAAAGACTTTTTAAAGGATGCAGGATGGATTAAACAAAGTTGTTAATCTTCAGCAGAAGGGGGCTTTTCCTCAAGAAAAGCATACCATCTTTTTTTTAGGATAGCTTTTTCATTTGATATTGGCTTGGATTGGCAAATAAACAGTTCAATTTAAAAGAAATCATCTATTTACGATAATTCTTTTAGGATGTGATTATTAAATGAGCTCCTTTGTTTTTTTAGCAACAAATTATGAAATGCCAGAAGTAGATAATACAAATGCTAAATATATTACTGTTAAGGAAGCTATTGATTTAGGAATAAAACCACATGAATTGGTGCCTTGGGAAAAGATGGACCCTAATGCCCGAATTTTATACGTTGAAAATGAAGATGATTTAAATGAATTGGTCATTAGTAAGGATTACTCCTATAACGTAAGAGAATATACAAGTTATGCGTTTATTTATAAAGTGGATTTTATTTTTACGGAATTAAGGACTATGCAATTTCTAGAATATCTAAAAGCAAATATCAAAGAAGGGCAAAAACTAGAAATATGGAGAGTATGGATTGGTCAAGGAGATGATGAACTTCATATACCATATACTAGATATAGTTATGAGGAATTATCCCTAAATCATTTAATACCATTGTTTAATTGGGAGCACGAAAAATTTAAATTGCAAAATTGTTTAGTAATAGAAAGATAAAGCAGATGATTGTGTTAAATCACCTGCTTTTTATTGTTATTTTTATTGCGTTTTATAGTATCAATTCAGTTGTGAAATGACATTTTCTACTTCAAAACAGAACCCGTTATAATCCAATATCGGGCTTTTTTTTGCTGAAGAAAATTATTGTAGGGATAAAATGTTTTTCAGTTAACATAAATAAGAAAATTTATTTATAATTAAAAACCTTAGTTGCCTTCTTTTTCTCATCGATCCATAAAATAGATTTATACTTTCCTTTTTTCAAAATAATGCTTTGAAGTGAAAATTGCCTTCCAGAAGAAAAACTGGCATCCCAGTTCTCTTCCCTTATAAGATCACCCGTTTTAACTTCTACGATTTGTAGAACTGCATGATGCCCTGCTCCAAGTTTATTTGGGAATAATAGGACAGCCCACAAACCCTCCTTGGTCTTTACATTTGACACAGAATCAAGAAGTTGTCCATCTTCCATATCAAAGTTATAGCCCAGCTTGATTTGATAATCAGAAGGAAAAACCACCTTTGTCTGTGGATGGAAATAGAAATTAATGACTTTATAAACAATGAAAGCAGCTAAACAGCATAAGATCATGCTCGAAACGATTACAATCTTTTTTTTCATCTTTTCCTCCTGCAATAAGAAAAAAACTCCTAGTATCCCTGAATTTCTTTTATGCTTCTCCCGCCCAAAAAAGCATGTCCCATTTTTAGTTTGAGAACAGTCTTAAATCCATATTTTTGATAGACTTTTTCTATTTTTTCATTAATCGGAAACACCCAAAGGTTTTCTATCCCCTTTTTAGCAACTTCCGCTTGAATATGATGAATCAAATCACCGATTAATCCTCGCCCTCTATATTCCGCCAAGGTGGCAACGCTTTCCATTCGTGCCTGATGATCATGAATAAAAATACAAGCTGTTGCACAAGCAATGCCATCATACCGTAGTAAATAATAGATAATGCTAGGATGATTAAATTCTACCTCAAAAGCTTTTTCCCTGACGGCTTGGCCGCCAAATTCTTTAATACTGCATTCGATATGTAATGCTTCTGAATAATTCGCTTCTGTCACCAATTCGATTGTAATTTCCTTGCGTGTTTCCTTTTCCAAAACCTTTTGATCCCACAATTGAACAGGGCTGATTAATTCTTCGAATCCGAATTGATTCCATTTCAGTCGATCAACCAATTCTTGTTGGGCATCTAGATCATAAATATAGAATCTAGGTATGATTTTTCTGGAAGTAAAGAAATTAGTCACTTCATCAATGACCAATTGAGGATTATCGATCACGGTGCTGACATGTGCATGATTTGCGTCATAATAATTTACTTGACTTTCATTGTGAAAAATTGCACCCCAGGACGTATCTATACGTTTTGCATTGATCTCAAGAAATGCTGAATCAAGTGAAATAACGTCTTTTAAGTTCATCATTTTAATACTCCTTAACATGTTTGGATATTTATTAAATTTTAACATAAAAATCCAATTTACATTAGGAAATCCCGCTTTGGCCCTTTTTTGCTGAATAAATTATTGTAAGGATAAAAGGAATTTGAAATAATTGGTATTAGATGAATGGCGAGATCGTTGACCTAGCAAAAAATAAATAGAAAATGCTTAGGAGGCTGGGAAGATATTATGACAGAGGATTTTTATTGTGATGAAGTATTGAGCGGCAAAACCAAGGTTAATAGAGTATTGGAGACAGATAATGTATTGGCTTATTATCATACAAAACCTTTCTACCCGGTTCATATAGTTGCAATACCAAAGAAGCACATCTCTTCATTGATTACATTGGATGAAAGTGATAACGAATTGTTGCTTGAACTATTGGGTGTAATTAGAAAAGTTGCTGCCATGGTTACCGAAGAACACGGTGCTTGTAGAGTGATTACGAACCTGGGTAAATATCAAGATTCCAAGCACCTTCATTGGCATGTAGTCTCTGGAAAGCCATTGGGGTGAGTTATTAGGCTAACGACGCAGTAGAATTAAGAAAAAATGTGAGATTTTGGAGGTGCTTAAATCGCGAAAAGCTATTTTTATTGTAATTTTGGGAGTTATATTGGTTGGATGCAGTCATTATAAGACTATGCATTCTTCTGGAGAAAGTGCCCACTGGAAAGGGGAATACTCTGCGAAATATAATGATTCAAAAGAAGATACGAAATATTTTTTTAGCTTCAAAAATGCAAAAAAGGATACTCTGTTCAAGGACTTCGCGGTTGATATAAATGGAAAGGAATATAAAGGAGAGTACAATAAAGGAACGTACAAAGTTTCCACTTCTTGCTCTGGAGTCTCAGGAGCTTGTCGAGATCCTGAAAATGAACCAATCAAGGTATCAATTAATTGGGATGATAAATATAAAGAAACCTTCTTTTTAAAACCAGATAAATAAATTTTTAGTGCGATAGATGAAGATTGGGGAGCTTATCTCCAGCTTTATTGATATTCCATATTGTGCGGTTTTACGGAATAAAGCAAGTAAGCGGGGGAGTATATAATAGAATGCAAAGCCTCATTAAAAAGTTCATTTTGGATAGAACCCAACTATTAAAAATTGAAGAGTTGAAATTGCCAGAGCAAGCGATCAATGAGTTTGATGAATTATACAGTAGATTGATATCAACAGGCGATGGCAATGAAATTACTTATAATAGCAGCTACCCTTTATTTCTGTTTTTGAATTACGTCATTGAGAATAAAAATGTACTAGTACACGGCTCGAATCGTTCTTCAATCGACAATTTTGAACCAAGAGATAGTTCTCTCTTTAATGGGAAACCGATTAAGGCGATCTTTGCCTCATCTGACGGCGTATGGTCGTTGTTTTTTGCCGTGATAAATAGAAAAGGGTATGAGGGCTCGATTCGTAATCTATGTTTGACGGTCCCTACGAATATAGGCATAAAACGGTATTATTATTTTTCAAAGAATCATCATAACGCAGGAGATGCTTGGACAAATGGAACGATATATTTTTTCTCAACTTATCATTTCAAACAAGGCGGGATCAGGGATGAGTGGGTGTGTGAAGAAAAAATAAGACCACTTGCCAAGTTATCGGTTACCCCGGATGATTTCCCTTTTTTAGATAAAGTCAGCATCCATAGCGAAACAGATTCAGCGGTCAAAACGATTTTGAAAGCAATATTTATTCGGAAATAACTATTAGGGGCATTGTGAAAATTTTACGTCGAACAGACTTTTGGGATTTTATGTTAAACTTAAAATGAATATATTTAGTTTTAATCACAATTAGTGAAGGAGGTATTTGGTGCCTAGAAGGGCGAAAATCTTAACTTTTATAGTCATTATTTTATTTATTGGACTATGTTTTAAAGCAATTCCTGTGCTCGCCACAGGAGGAGGCAATTTACATCAAGAAATTCATTGGATGGTATATGGTTATGACCGGGTATGGTATCATGACCGAACTTATTTACAACCAACCAAAGAGTATACGCCCACACAAGCAGTTCAAAAGTTTGGCCAAGGAAAAAGGCTTTATCCAACTGGGGAAAAGGTGATTGGACTCCCTGTTTATTCCTCACACAAAAAACAAGATGGATTGACGACTCTATTAATCCTCAAAAAACATAATGGGAATTTTATCGTTTATACGCTTAGCGGTGGTCCCTAATATTTTTCCTGAAATCAGAAAAGCAGTTTCGTTTTCACCTTAAACGGAACTGTTTTTGATTGGGATACCGGGTTGATCTATTTAATTTTATTGAAAAAGGGATGGAGAATAAAAGTTAAATTTAATAATTTCAATTAGGTGGGGATCATAATAGACACTTATAAATTTATTTTATTTGATTTAGACGGGACGCTTTCAGATCCAAAGGTTGGAATAACTAAATCGGTCCAATATGCGTTGCATAGAATGGGGATTGATGAGCCTGCTGTTGACAAACTAGATGGTTTTATTGGGCCGCCATTGCAGGTTTCATTTAAAGAACACTTTCATTTTAATGAAGTAGATACACAAAAAGCGATAGATTTGTATAGGGAAAGATTTAAGGAAAAAGGAATGTTTGAGAATAAGTTGTATCCCCATATTTCATCACTATTAAAATTACTACAAGAACAGGAATTTACTTTAATTGTGGCCACTTCTAAACCTACTGTATTTGCTGAGCAAATATTAAAGCATTTCAAGATTGAGAAGTATTTTGATTTAGTTGTAGGAAGTGAACTTGATGGAACAAGAGCGGGGAAGACACAAATCATTCAATACATATTAGATTATTATCAAGAACATAGACGCAGTGATTTTGTTATGATCGGAGACAGAGAGCACGATATTATCGGGGCAAATAATACTGGTATAGCTTCTATTGGCGTGACATATGGATATGGTTCTTATGATGAATTAAGACAGTCAAACCCTACTAATATAGTAGAAAGTGTGGAGGAGTTAAAAGGTTTTCTGATGGGGACTGGATGAAAGGCCGGAGGGACGAGGAACCTGTCTCTCCGTCCCTTCCTGCTTCACTCGATTCTTTCATTCATTTCAGTTGCTAGTGCATCAAATAGATGAATGTAAATATCTTTTATATGGTTATAAATTTCAACGGCGATTGCTTCATCATAGGTGTGTGGGGTCCGGTTACGATCTTCGAGCATTTTAAGCCATCCATCACCCTCTTTAATCAGTCCATTTTTAAAAGCTTCCCTGATGGTCTTCCTTGGACTGGGAACTTCTAAGATCCCATTGAATTCTAAATAGGCTTTCATGATCTTCCAGGATAGTTCATAAGTAAATTCAAAACGTTGGATTGTGGCGTCAATGACGATATCATCCTTTGCCGGATCCCTTTCCAATGATTCATGGAGCTTCTTTATGGCTCTTTCTAAATCGACTAATTTATCGCTTACCTTATTCAAATTATCCACCACTTTTCCATTAGGATTTGTTAAAAATATGGTTTTGCCTTCTTTATCTATGTATCCCTTTAGATTGCTATTGCCGATTTTTTGGTAATCTAAAACATCGAACGAATAGATGATGTCAGATTCCGAAAGGTCATCCATAATACTGAAAATAGTTTCATTATCCCTTCTGAACACGATTGCTAGGTCTATATCCGATGGAAAGGATAAGGGGACAGGTTCCGTGTCCCAGCTAAGAAAATAAATTGAGTTAACAAGTGTTAAGGGGACATTTAAATAAAGCAATAGGCTTATAAATGATAAAGTGATTAAATCATATGACTAAATACAGCGAGGAAATCTGGCATGGGACAACCATTCTCGCTATTCCCAAGTTCCCTTGATTCTATAGCCAAACCTACCTTATTAATAATCTTTTTTTGCAGTCGATCCATCGGGCTTAAATGTTAATACGGTAACTACTTTTGTTTTCTTCGTAACATATGATAAAGTGGCCATTTTAGCTTTGGATCCATTCCAAATTATGGTGAAATTTATTCCGGAATTCAAATTTTTAAATCTATCAATATCTATGTCTCCTGGCGGTATGTCACTTTTGGGCACCATTGAATTGTTATATAGCTCAAATTTCCATGCATCTAATTTAATCCCCTCTGGATCTTGAATACTTAAGGTCTCGTAACGATTCCCGAAGGTTTTTTTACCTCGTCCCTCGTCATTCCTACAGAGAAATTAGATTTTAACTCTTCCACCTTATTATTTATGGTAGCCTGACTCGGCAGCGAAAATGCTTTTTATTTTGATGTATTGTGCGATCAATTTTGGAGGTGGAGTTGCCTTCAGAAGTGGAAATATCATTAATGCCACTTTGATGAATTCCTAGACCGATGACAAAGAGACAAATTAAAGAAACAACTACTGTACTTATTACTCTCGGAAAAAAAGTTTTATTTAATATCTTCTTCTCATTTAAATTGCTGATTTGTTCCATAATATTTTCTTTTTCTTCGTTCTTGAAAATCGGATAAGGACTGATTGAATCATCAATGAAATTCTTGAATTTTTTATTCTTCATCAAAGATCCCTCCTAACTTTCGTTCAAGAATATTTCGGCCTCTTGCTAGTCTTGTTCTCACAGTTGAAGAGTTTATGTTAGTGATTGCAGCTATTTCGCTTAAACTAAAATCTTTATAATAATACAACAAAATAATTTCTCTATATTTAATAGGCAGCTTAAATACTTCAGTTGAAATATAGTTGCTTCGTTCTTTCATAATAAATTCTTCTTCTACACTGTTATCATGTTTTATGAAAAATAAATTATTAGAAAGAGTTGTTTTTTTGTAATGCCAAGATCTTAAATAATCCTTGGTTTTATTGACTGCAATTTTATAAATCCATGTTTTTAAGCTTGATTTTTCTTTAAATGTATCAATTTTTAAGAATACAGTGATGAATACCTCTTGCGTTAGATCTTCAGGTTGCTGCCATTCTCCAACGTAGCTAAAAATTAAACGCTTAATTTCTTAACCAAAGGCATTCATCAAATTCCGCAAAAAGTCTTCTTTACTTCCATATGCTTTTTGTTCCAGCAAGGATAACCACCCCGAGATATTCCATTTAGCTTTATAGACGTAGCCCTACTGTAAAATGTCCCATTTCCCCTTCCCTTTCTAAAATTTTTTCATCAAAAGCAGACTATTACTAATGTTATTTATATTTTCACATTAGAATAAAGCGCACCTTCATTTTCAAAGTCAGCATTTGTTCAGTGCAAAATAAAAGTACAGAGGTTTGAAATGATTTTGTACATAACTTTGCAATAAAAAAGACTTGCCAGCCCCAGGGGGACGAGGAGACAGTTCCCGTGTCGCGGCATTGAAACCAAATTGAGCTAGTGAATGTTATTCGAGCGAGGCACCTGCATCCGCCCCTCACGGATTGATAGCTGCTTGAATAATAGTTTCCAATATTGTAAAATAATTAAAGTTTTAACTATTCTGAAAAAGAGGGGTGGAAGGGATGAACTTTAAAGATTCGCGTTTGCCGATTAACCCCATTCATTCTTTTTACTATATGAATTTTAATATTAGGAGTCAAAGTTCAATATACTTTGGCTCTTTTATTTTGAGGAGGATCCTATGACCAGGTATAAAAGAGTTTTAATTAAACTAAGCGGTGGGGCATTAGCAGATGAAAACGGCGAAAGCTTCGGAGTGGACAATTTAGAACACATAACCAATGAGATCATATCCCTGGTCAAAATCGGTGTGGAAGTTTCTATTGTGGTCGGAGGCGGCAATATCTTCAGAGGGAATCTAGCAAGCCAATGGGGGATCGACAGGGTCGAGGCTGATAATATTGGCACTCTAGGCACGATTATAAACAGCCTGATGCTGAGGGGAGTGCTGAAAGCGAAGACCAAAAAAGAAGTGCGGGTGATGACATCCGTGCCCGCACCGTCTGTAGCAGAACCGTATATTCGCTTAAGGGCGATGCACCATTTAGAGAAAGGTTACATCGTTATTTTTGGTGGAGGCAATGGTCAACCGTTTGTGACGACCGATTATCCAAGTGTACAGCGGGCTGTCGAAATGAATTGCGAAGCACTATTTGTTGCGAAACAGGGTGTGGACGGTGTATTTACTTCTGATCCGAATGTCGATGAAGACGCCAAAATGTATCGTCACTTAAACTATCATGATGTAGTTCGAAATAATATAAAGGTTATGGACCAATCAGCCCTATTGCTTGCCAGGGATTTTGAATTGCCTGTCCATATCTTTAATTTTAATCAAGCAGGCGCAATGGAAAGACTATGTTCTGGAGAGGAAATAGGCACCTTAATCGGCCTTGATGAAACCGCTTTGCAGGAGTGATTCGATCTTCAATGCCCAAGGGGACAGTTCCATGTCCCGGTAATGAAGCCAAAAGGAAAGGGACGAGGAACCTGATCCTCCGTGTCGATGTTTCATAAATAAAATTGGTAATTAGTTAAAGGCAGGCCAATTGAAAAAGGAGAACCTAAAGTGGAGAATCTTAAAAATATCATAAACTGGGTAGAGGATATAAGAGAAAAAAATAAGAGTAGTGCTTCTTCGTTATATATACTAAAAAATAACGAAGTGATTTTAGAACATTATTGTGGTTATCATTCTAATTCTGCTGGTGCACTTCCCATCAGCACATCTTCTCGATTCAATGTAGCATCTGCAAGAAAAAGCTATCTCGGTTTAGCAGTGGCATATGCTCTTTATGAAGGGAAAATAAAAAGCCTTGATGACTTCGCAACTGAATATTTAGAGGAAATGGATGAACAGCTCCTTGGGAAGACCACATTACGGCATCTAGTCACTCATTCCCACGGGTTACACGAAAAAGACGATGGTACTATTTTTAGAGAATTTGCCCCAGGGCATGGGTGGGCTTATAGAGGGATTAATGTGTTAATGATGACGGAGCTGGTAAATAAACTTTTTAATAAAAGCTTTCCGGAACTATTAAACGAGAGAGTATTTATCCCTTTAGGTTTACAGAATACTGGTTGGCAAACCACGGAGGATGAAGCACTGGTAAAAGAAATTATTAATCCAGATGAAGAGGGGCATTATAAGTTGGGGAGTTCCAGTGATGGGACACAATCCAACCTGTATACTACGGCCTCAGAGTTTGCGCAATGGGGAAATCTACATTTAAATAAAGGCTTTGGGAATGGCAAACAGATCATTCCAGAAGAAGTTATCAAAATTGCGACTCAAATTCATAGTCCCTCTTACCGGAATCATAACCTCCCTCAAAATGGAATGTTCTGGTATGTACAGGGGGCTCCTGCCAAGTACAGCGAGATCGGGGATAGGGTCCCAAAAGGTTCTTATCAAATATTAGGAATAACAGGGCCAACTCTATTAGTTATTCCCCAATACAATTTGGTCGTGGCAAAAATGTATAACAAGCGCTATAACTACGGCGGGGACAATTATCTTTATTACTTAAAAGAATTTAGTAATATCGTGGCTGATACATTTAGAGAATAATTGTTTTGAAGAAAATATACTTTGAGTAACGGTGAAAAAACTGCTAACGCTACGTTTTAGCAGTATAACGTACATTTAGTTAGATAAGAAAAATTTCTCTTTTATATTCTTGGAATTAATTGTATTATTATCTTGTCAGGAAGTATAAGGAAACGAAGGAGGGGATTGTGATGAAAACAATAAAAAAAATAAAGCAAATTGATACGATGGTTTCTTTCCCCTCATTAAACACGTAAGAAATAATAGCTATTATTAAAACAAACAAGGCCTTCGTATGAAACGGAGGTCTTTATTTATGTTTTATTTTCCATCCTGATAAAAGCACAATCTATTACGAATATAAGGAGAGAAATGCTATATGGAGATTAGAAGATATAGATCAGAAGACGAAGAAGGATGGGTTCGCTGTAGAGTACTTTCATTTTTAGATACAGCTTACTTTGATAACGTATTAAAGGAAAAAGAAACATACGATTATCCATCGATTGAGTTAGTAGCCGTGATCGATAATCAAATTGTAGGTTTATTGGATATTGAGTATGAAACGCAGGAACGTACAGTTTGTTCAAGGGGAAAAGGAATGGGTGGAATGATGTGGCATATAGCGGTCCATCCGGATTTCCGCCGAAGAGGGATAGGAGGAAAATTACTCTTAGAAGCTGAAAGAATTTCTAAAAACATTGGATTGAACCGTATTGAAGCATGGACGAGGGACGATGAATGGGTGAATCGATGGTACGAGCATAACCATTTTAAAAAAGTAGAATCGTATCTTCAAGTATTCATTGATGGTGGAGAAGAATTAAAGGGAGTAATCAAAACTGAAATTCCTAAGTTATACCCTGTTCAAACATTTGCTCATTATATCGGTGAGGATATAGGGATGATTAAGCGTTCATTCAAGCGAGTGCACGAATGCTATTGTTTCGAGAAGCAGTTGGTATAGCTTTTAAATCAACGGGGAATTGCTGAAGATCGGATAATGGATCTTCAGCTTTTTCTTTATTGGAATAAATTTCTTGATATAAACAAAGTGATTTGAAATAATTGGTAATATGTTGGCGGTGAGATGAGAGATTATCTTGTAGGATCAATATGCTCTATAGTTTTGTGGGGGAAATTGAGATGACACTATTAGTCGAGGGGACAGGGGACGTGTCCAGGTCATGAAAAATAAATGTTATTGGAACAAAAGTTCAAAGGGGGATGAAGATTCATGAATTATAAAATTAGAAAAAGAACAAAAGAAGATGTCCATGAATTCATTACTTGGACGTATGACGGCATATATTCTTTTTACGATAATAATATTCAAGAAGAAAAGATTAATGGATTCCTTCAAAGCATAGATAATGATCAGTTCTATTCAGTCATCGATGATCAAGGTCAATTAATAGGGAATTGTGAGTTCTTTAATGTAGGGGAAGCTCCTGA
Coding sequences within:
- a CDS encoding GNAT family N-acetyltransferase; translated protein: MEIRRYRSEDEEGWVRCRVLSFLDTAYFDNVLKEKETYDYPSIELVAVIDNQIVGLLDIEYETQERTVCSRGKGMGGMMWHIAVHPDFRRRGIGGKLLLEAERISKNIGLNRIEAWTRDDEWVNRWYEHNHFKKVESYLQVFIDGGEELKGVIKTEIPKLYPVQTFAHYIGEDIGMIKRSFKRVHECYCFEKQLV
- a CDS encoding HI0074 family nucleotidyltransferase substrate-binding subunit, translated to MLYLNVPLTLVNSIYFLSWDTEPVPLSFPSDIDLAIVFRRDNETIFSIMDDLSESDIIYSFDVLDYQKIGNSNLKGYIDKEGKTIFLTNPNGKVVDNLNKVSDKLVDLERAIKKLHESLERDPAKDDIVIDATIQRFEFTYELSWKIMKAYLEFNGILEVPSPRKTIREAFKNGLIKEGDGWLKMLEDRNRTPHTYDEAIAVEIYNHIKDIYIHLFDALATEMNERIE
- a CDS encoding magnesium transporter codes for the protein MSSFVFLATNYEMPEVDNTNAKYITVKEAIDLGIKPHELVPWEKMDPNARILYVENEDDLNELVISKDYSYNVREYTSYAFIYKVDFIFTELRTMQFLEYLKANIKEGQKLEIWRVWIGQGDDELHIPYTRYSYEELSLNHLIPLFNWEHEKFKLQNCLVIER
- a CDS encoding serine hydrolase domain-containing protein translates to MENLKNIINWVEDIREKNKSSASSLYILKNNEVILEHYCGYHSNSAGALPISTSSRFNVASARKSYLGLAVAYALYEGKIKSLDDFATEYLEEMDEQLLGKTTLRHLVTHSHGLHEKDDGTIFREFAPGHGWAYRGINVLMMTELVNKLFNKSFPELLNERVFIPLGLQNTGWQTTEDEALVKEIINPDEEGHYKLGSSSDGTQSNLYTTASEFAQWGNLHLNKGFGNGKQIIPEEVIKIATQIHSPSYRNHNLPQNGMFWYVQGAPAKYSEIGDRVPKGSYQILGITGPTLLVIPQYNLVVAKMYNKRYNYGGDNYLYYLKEFSNIVADTFRE
- the pyrH gene encoding UMP kinase, with the protein product MTRYKRVLIKLSGGALADENGESFGVDNLEHITNEIISLVKIGVEVSIVVGGGNIFRGNLASQWGIDRVEADNIGTLGTIINSLMLRGVLKAKTKKEVRVMTSVPAPSVAEPYIRLRAMHHLEKGYIVIFGGGNGQPFVTTDYPSVQRAVEMNCEALFVAKQGVDGVFTSDPNVDEDAKMYRHLNYHDVVRNNIKVMDQSALLLARDFELPVHIFNFNQAGAMERLCSGEEIGTLIGLDETALQE
- a CDS encoding HIT domain-containing protein; this encodes MTEDFYCDEVLSGKTKVNRVLETDNVLAYYHTKPFYPVHIVAIPKKHISSLITLDESDNELLLELLGVIRKVAAMVTEEHGACRVITNLGKYQDSKHLHWHVVSGKPLG
- a CDS encoding HAD family hydrolase encodes the protein MDTYKFILFDLDGTLSDPKVGITKSVQYALHRMGIDEPAVDKLDGFIGPPLQVSFKEHFHFNEVDTQKAIDLYRERFKEKGMFENKLYPHISSLLKLLQEQEFTLIVATSKPTVFAEQILKHFKIEKYFDLVVGSELDGTRAGKTQIIQYILDYYQEHRRSDFVMIGDREHDIIGANNTGIASIGVTYGYGSYDELRQSNPTNIVESVEELKGFLMGTG
- a CDS encoding sigma-70 family RNA polymerase sigma factor codes for the protein MKRLIFSYVGEWQQPEDLTQEVFITVFLKIDTFKEKSSLKTWIYKIAVNKTKDYLRSWHYKKTTLSNNLFFIKHDNSVEEEFIMKERSNYISTEVFKLPIKYREIILLYYYKDFSLSEIAAITNINSSTVRTRLARGRNILERKLGGIFDEE
- a CDS encoding GNAT family N-acetyltransferase; translated protein: MMNLKDVISLDSAFLEINAKRIDTSWGAIFHNESQVNYYDANHAHVSTVIDNPQLVIDEVTNFFTSRKIIPRFYIYDLDAQQELVDRLKWNQFGFEELISPVQLWDQKVLEKETRKEITIELVTEANYSEALHIECSIKEFGGQAVREKAFEVEFNHPSIIYYLLRYDGIACATACIFIHDHQARMESVATLAEYRGRGLIGDLIHHIQAEVAKKGIENLWVFPINEKIEKVYQKYGFKTVLKLKMGHAFLGGRSIKEIQGY